One genomic region from Streptomyces sp. NBC_00582 encodes:
- a CDS encoding OB-fold nucleic acid binding domain-containing protein: MSGVPRSEKPVGRFRRMLDRLSSSQEDLESQELREDAETAGCVRIGDCQDRQIVTVTGTLRTVTLRPRAGVPALEAELFDGSAALDVVWLGRRSIVGIEPGRRLIASGRVSMSRGRRVLFNPKYELRPLGRE; encoded by the coding sequence ATGAGTGGTGTTCCGCGTTCCGAAAAGCCGGTGGGCCGGTTCCGGCGCATGCTCGACCGGCTCTCCTCGTCCCAGGAGGACCTGGAGTCCCAGGAGCTGCGGGAGGACGCCGAGACGGCCGGATGCGTCCGGATCGGCGACTGCCAGGACCGGCAGATCGTCACGGTTACTGGTACCTTGCGCACGGTCACCCTGCGTCCGCGCGCCGGAGTGCCGGCCCTGGAGGCCGAACTGTTCGACGGCAGCGCCGCGCTGGACGTGGTGTGGCTGGGCAGGCGCTCCATCGTGGGGATAGAGCCGGGGCGCAGGCTCATCGCATCGGGCCGGGTCTCCATGAGCAGAGGCCGCCGGGTGCTGTTCAACCCGAAGTACGAACTGAGACCCCTCGGTAGGGAGTAG
- a CDS encoding response regulator: MVSPAGGSSQIGTRVLVVDDEPQIVRALVINLKARKYEVDAAHDGATALKLAAARHPDVVVLDLGLPDMDGVEVIRGLRGWTRVPILVLSARHSSDEKVQALDAGADDYVTKPFGMDELLARLRAAVRRAEPAGGGEDDVLVETDGFTVDLAAKKVHRAGRDVRLTPTEWHLLEVLVRNTGRLVGQKQLLQEVWGPSYGTETNYLRVYMAQLRRKLEADPSHPKHFITEPGMGYRFEK; the protein is encoded by the coding sequence ATGGTGAGCCCGGCTGGGGGAAGCTCGCAGATCGGCACGAGGGTGCTCGTGGTCGATGACGAGCCGCAGATCGTGCGGGCCCTCGTGATCAACCTCAAGGCGCGCAAGTACGAGGTCGACGCCGCCCACGACGGTGCCACCGCGCTCAAGCTGGCCGCCGCCCGCCACCCGGACGTCGTGGTCCTCGACCTGGGACTGCCCGACATGGACGGCGTCGAGGTGATCAGGGGGCTGCGGGGCTGGACCCGGGTGCCGATCCTGGTGCTGTCGGCCCGGCACTCCTCGGACGAGAAGGTCCAGGCGCTGGACGCGGGCGCCGACGACTACGTCACCAAGCCCTTCGGCATGGACGAGCTGCTGGCCCGGCTGCGGGCCGCCGTGCGACGGGCCGAGCCGGCCGGGGGCGGCGAGGACGACGTGCTGGTGGAGACCGACGGGTTCACCGTCGACCTCGCCGCGAAGAAGGTGCACCGTGCCGGGAGGGACGTCCGGCTCACCCCCACCGAGTGGCATCTGCTGGAGGTGCTGGTGCGCAACACCGGACGCCTGGTCGGCCAGAAGCAGTTGCTGCAGGAGGTGTGGGGGCCGTCGTACGGGACGGAGACGAACTACCTGAGGGTCTACATGGCGCAGCTCAGACGGAAGCTGGAGGCGGACCCGTCGCATCCGAAGCACTTCATCACCGAGCCGGGGATGGGCTACCGCTTCGAGAAGTGA
- a CDS encoding DUF3710 domain-containing protein, with the protein MFGRRKKKGAAEDAAGEAEQVVDSVDTEADEEVTGERERVRLEPEPRPDGPWDSSEVRDPAEGRVDLGGLFVPGVDGMELRVEVAGDAIVAATVVLRDSAVQLQAFAAPKREGIWSEVREEIGSGITQQGGIIDEVEGPLGWELRAQVPVQLPDGTGGFHVVRFVGVDGPRWFLRGVISGQGAVQPQAAGLLEQIFRDTVVVRGDGPMAPRDPIVLKLPNDAQMVPEGVQQQEEGSRFSGGMGQLQRGPEITEVR; encoded by the coding sequence GTGTTCGGACGTCGCAAGAAGAAGGGTGCCGCCGAGGACGCGGCCGGCGAGGCCGAGCAGGTCGTCGACAGTGTCGACACTGAGGCGGACGAAGAGGTAACGGGCGAGCGTGAGCGCGTCCGGCTCGAGCCCGAGCCGCGGCCCGACGGACCCTGGGACAGCTCCGAGGTCCGCGACCCGGCCGAGGGCCGGGTGGACCTGGGCGGTCTGTTCGTGCCGGGCGTCGACGGCATGGAACTGCGCGTCGAGGTCGCGGGTGACGCGATCGTCGCCGCCACCGTCGTCCTGCGGGACAGCGCCGTTCAGCTCCAGGCCTTCGCCGCGCCCAAGCGCGAGGGCATCTGGAGCGAGGTGCGCGAGGAGATCGGCTCCGGCATCACCCAGCAGGGCGGCATCATCGACGAGGTCGAGGGCCCGCTGGGCTGGGAGCTGCGGGCCCAGGTCCCGGTGCAGCTGCCCGACGGAACCGGCGGCTTCCACGTCGTCCGGTTCGTCGGCGTGGACGGCCCCCGCTGGTTCCTGCGTGGAGTGATCTCCGGCCAGGGCGCGGTGCAGCCGCAGGCCGCCGGGCTGCTCGAGCAGATCTTCCGGGACACGGTCGTGGTGCGCGGCGACGGCCCGATGGCGCCCCGCGACCCCATCGTGCTCAAGCTGCCGAACGACGCGCAGATGGTCCCCGAGGGCGTCCAGCAGCAGGAGGAGGGCTCGCGCTTCTCCGGCGGGATGGGCCAGCTCCAGCGCGGTCCGGAGATCACCGAGGTCCGCTAG
- the dut gene encoding dUTP diphosphatase, translating to MSRAPRQELAVLIRRVHPDVPLPAYERPGDAGADLRTTEACELRPGERAVLPTGVSIALPDGYAAFVHPRSGLAARCGVGLVNAPGTVDAGYRGEIKVIVVNLDPRESVRFERFDRIAQLVVQQVERVRFQEVAELPESARAAGGFGSTGGHAAVGDASGQAAVGGSVGGYRYASVVSDREGQ from the coding sequence GTGAGCCGTGCGCCCCGTCAAGAGCTCGCCGTCCTGATCCGGCGCGTCCACCCCGACGTACCGCTCCCGGCGTACGAGCGTCCGGGGGACGCGGGGGCGGATCTGCGGACCACCGAGGCCTGTGAACTGAGGCCCGGCGAACGGGCCGTGCTGCCCACCGGGGTGTCGATCGCGCTGCCCGACGGGTACGCCGCCTTCGTGCATCCGCGGTCGGGGCTCGCGGCCCGGTGCGGAGTCGGACTCGTGAATGCCCCGGGGACGGTTGATGCCGGGTACCGTGGGGAGATCAAGGTGATCGTGGTGAATCTCGACCCGCGCGAGTCCGTGCGGTTCGAGCGCTTCGACCGGATTGCCCAACTGGTCGTCCAGCAGGTCGAGAGGGTCCGCTTCCAGGAGGTCGCGGAACTTCCCGAATCGGCACGGGCCGCGGGGGGCTTCGGGTCCACCGGCGGGCATGCCGCGGTGGGCGATGCAAGCGGTCAGGCCGCCGTGGGCGGCAGTGTGGGTGGGTATCGATACGCTTCGGTCGTATCCGACCGGGAAGGACAGTGA
- a CDS encoding PaaI family thioesterase has product MSGTSPALQPPADAVKPVRHPDAPVPGELLGAHYEHCFGCGDGQAHGLHLQARAGEGVTVTAEFTVQPAHQGAPGLAHGGVLATALDETLGSLNWLLRTIAVTGRLETDFVRPVPVGTTLYLEAEVTAVARRKIYSTATGRIGGPEGPVAVRADALFIEVEVAHFVHHGRQEEIRAAMNDPDQIRRARAFEVNP; this is encoded by the coding sequence GTGAGTGGTACTTCCCCAGCTCTTCAGCCTCCCGCCGACGCCGTGAAACCCGTTCGGCACCCTGACGCCCCCGTGCCCGGCGAGCTTCTCGGTGCCCACTACGAACACTGTTTCGGGTGCGGCGACGGACAGGCGCACGGACTGCACCTCCAGGCGCGGGCCGGCGAGGGAGTCACCGTCACCGCCGAGTTCACCGTGCAGCCCGCCCACCAGGGCGCCCCCGGACTCGCCCACGGCGGCGTGCTGGCCACCGCCCTCGACGAGACGCTCGGCTCGCTGAACTGGCTGCTGCGCACCATCGCCGTGACCGGCCGGCTGGAGACCGACTTCGTCCGGCCCGTGCCCGTCGGCACCACGCTGTACCTGGAGGCCGAGGTGACGGCGGTCGCCCGGCGGAAGATCTACTCGACGGCCACCGGACGTATCGGCGGCCCCGAAGGACCTGTCGCGGTCCGCGCCGACGCGCTCTTCATCGAGGTCGAGGTGGCGCACTTCGTCCACCACGGCCGCCAGGAGGAGATCCGGGCGGCCATGAACGACCCCGACCAGATCCGGCGCGCCCGCGCCTTCGAGGTGAACCCGTGA
- a CDS encoding DUF3093 domain-containing protein, protein MQPPATPYEERLTAPRTWWFLSFLVGVSFALILLPFGTLPLLGGLVGGTAAAAVVASSYGSVRIRVVGDALIAGEAKIPVAALGEAEVLDPEEARAWRTYKADTRAFLLLRAYIPTALKVQVTDPADPTPYLYLSTREPERLAQALRTARETAA, encoded by the coding sequence ATGCAGCCCCCCGCCACCCCTTACGAAGAACGTCTCACCGCCCCCCGCACCTGGTGGTTCCTCTCGTTCCTCGTGGGCGTCTCCTTCGCCCTCATCCTGCTGCCCTTCGGCACGCTGCCGCTGCTGGGCGGTCTGGTCGGCGGCACCGCGGCGGCCGCGGTCGTCGCCAGCTCCTACGGCTCCGTGCGCATCCGGGTGGTCGGCGACGCGCTGATCGCCGGCGAGGCGAAGATCCCGGTCGCGGCCCTCGGCGAGGCGGAGGTGCTGGACCCGGAGGAGGCGCGCGCCTGGCGCACGTACAAGGCGGACACGCGCGCGTTCCTGCTGCTGCGCGCCTATATCCCCACCGCGCTGAAGGTGCAGGTCACCGACCCGGCCGACCCCACGCCGTATCTGTATCTGTCGACGCGCGAGCCGGAGCGGCTGGCCCAGGCCCTGCGGACGGCACGGGAGACCGCGGCCTAG
- a CDS encoding DUF4193 domain-containing protein, with protein sequence MATDYDTPRKTDDDVDSDSLEELKARRNDKSASAVDVDEFEAAEGLELPGADLSNEELAVRVLPKQQDEFTCMSCFLVHHRSQLAREKNGQPICRDCD encoded by the coding sequence ATGGCAACCGATTACGACACCCCACGCAAGACCGACGACGATGTCGACTCCGACAGCCTTGAAGAGCTGAAGGCCCGGCGGAACGACAAGTCCGCCTCCGCCGTCGATGTCGACGAGTTCGAGGCCGCGGAGGGGTTGGAGCTCCCTGGAGCCGACCTGTCCAACGAGGAGCTGGCCGTCCGGGTGCTGCCGAAGCAGCAGGACGAGTTCACCTGCATGAGCTGCTTCCTGGTGCATCACCGCAGCCAGCTGGCCCGGGAGAAGAACGGTCAGCCGATCTGCCGCGACTGCGACTGA
- a CDS encoding sensor histidine kinase: MAAAPAPPQAPPKPTWDPRRPQAPFPWLRPTIRIRLTLLYGGMFLIAGILLLSIIYLLAAQAINTGNQPPFKIASGEDIKVTSEVCSTVNNALNIPLSDFNAAISTCIDHQRQAALDNLLSRSLLALLGLAVIAFAFGYAMAGRVLSPLGRITRTARAVAGSDLSRRIELDGPDDELKELADTFDDMLERLQRAFTAQQRFVGNASHELRTPLAINRTLLEVHLSDPQAPVELQQLGKTLLATNERSEQLVEGLLLLARSDNQIVERKPVDLAEVAEQAIDQVHAEAEAKGVVIRGEQKPAVVQGNGVLLERIALNLLQNAVRYNVPEDGWVEVTTEVQHGHAVLVVSNTGPVVPAYEIDNLFEPFRRLRTERTGSDKGVGLGLSIVRSVARAHGGHIAAQPREGGGLVMRVTLPI; this comes from the coding sequence GTGGCCGCCGCACCCGCGCCTCCCCAGGCGCCTCCGAAGCCCACCTGGGACCCCAGGAGGCCGCAGGCCCCCTTCCCCTGGCTGCGCCCGACCATCCGCATACGCCTGACCCTGCTGTACGGCGGCATGTTCCTGATCGCGGGCATCCTGCTGCTGTCGATCATCTACCTGCTGGCCGCGCAGGCCATCAACACGGGCAACCAGCCGCCGTTCAAGATCGCGAGCGGTGAGGACATCAAGGTCACCAGCGAGGTCTGCTCGACGGTCAACAACGCGCTGAACATCCCGCTGTCCGACTTCAACGCGGCGATCAGCACCTGTATCGACCACCAGCGCCAGGCCGCCCTGGACAACCTCCTCAGCCGCTCCCTGCTGGCCCTGCTGGGCCTCGCCGTGATCGCCTTCGCCTTCGGGTACGCCATGGCCGGACGCGTCCTGTCCCCGCTCGGCCGGATCACCCGCACCGCGCGCGCGGTGGCCGGTTCGGACCTCTCCCGGCGGATCGAGCTGGACGGCCCGGACGACGAGCTGAAGGAGCTGGCCGACACCTTCGACGACATGCTGGAGCGCCTGCAGCGGGCCTTCACCGCCCAGCAGCGCTTCGTCGGCAACGCCTCGCACGAGCTGCGGACGCCGCTGGCGATCAACCGCACCCTGCTCGAGGTGCACCTGTCCGATCCGCAGGCACCCGTGGAGCTGCAACAGCTCGGCAAGACCCTGCTGGCCACCAACGAGCGCAGCGAGCAGCTCGTGGAGGGCCTGCTGCTGCTCGCCCGCAGCGACAACCAGATAGTCGAACGCAAGCCCGTGGACCTCGCCGAGGTCGCCGAGCAGGCCATCGACCAGGTGCACGCGGAGGCCGAGGCCAAGGGCGTGGTGATCCGCGGCGAGCAGAAGCCCGCCGTCGTCCAGGGCAACGGCGTCCTGCTGGAGCGCATCGCCCTGAACCTGCTGCAGAACGCCGTGCGCTACAACGTCCCGGAGGACGGCTGGGTCGAGGTGACCACCGAGGTACAGCACGGGCACGCCGTTTTGGTCGTGTCCAACACGGGTCCGGTCGTCCCGGCGTACGAGATCGACAACCTCTTCGAGCCGTTCCGGCGGCTGCGCACGGAGCGCACGGGCAGCGACAAGGGGGTCGGGCTCGGGCTGTCCATCGTGCGGTCCGTGGCGCGGGCGCACGGCGGGCACATCGCGGCCCAGCCACGTGAGGGGGGAGGGCTCGTGATGCGGGTCACTCTGCCCATCTGA
- a CDS encoding response regulator transcription factor, with translation MRVLVVEDEQLLADAVATGLRREAMAVDVVYDGAAALERIGVNDYDVVVLDRDLPLVHGDDVCRKIVELGMPTRVLMLTASGDVSDRVEGLEIGADDYLPKPFAFSELIARVRALGRRTSVPLPPVLERAGIKLDPNRREVFRDGKEVQLAPKEFAVLEVLMRSEGAVVSAEQLLEKAWDENTDPFTNVVRVTVMTLRRKLGEPPVIVTVPGSGYRI, from the coding sequence GTGCGCGTACTCGTCGTCGAGGACGAGCAACTGCTCGCCGATGCGGTGGCCACCGGACTGCGCCGGGAGGCCATGGCCGTCGACGTCGTGTACGACGGTGCGGCCGCCCTGGAGCGCATCGGCGTCAACGACTACGACGTGGTCGTCCTCGACCGTGACCTCCCGCTCGTCCACGGCGACGACGTCTGCCGCAAGATCGTCGAGCTCGGCATGCCCACGCGCGTGCTGATGCTGACGGCCTCCGGCGACGTCAGCGACCGCGTCGAGGGCCTGGAGATCGGCGCCGACGACTACCTTCCCAAGCCCTTCGCCTTCAGCGAGCTCATCGCACGCGTGCGTGCGCTCGGCCGGCGCACCAGTGTGCCGCTGCCGCCCGTCCTGGAGCGCGCCGGCATCAAGCTCGACCCGAACCGCCGCGAGGTCTTCCGCGACGGCAAGGAGGTCCAGCTCGCGCCGAAGGAGTTCGCCGTCCTGGAGGTGCTGATGCGCAGTGAGGGCGCCGTGGTCTCCGCCGAGCAGCTCCTGGAGAAGGCGTGGGACGAGAACACCGACCCGTTCACCAACGTCGTGCGCGTGACGGTCATGACGCTCCGCCGCAAGCTCGGCGAACCCCCGGTGATCGTCACGGTCCCCGGCTCCGGCTACCGGATCTGA
- a CDS encoding inositol monophosphatase family protein yields MTDPLHSDLLELAKEAARRAGELLRDGRPADLAVAATKSSPIDVVTEMDIAAEKLITGLISEHRPDDGFLGEEGASSTGSSGIRWVIDPLDGTVNYLYGLPTWAVSIAAEQDGETVVGVVEIPMRGESYHAVRGGGARATGAWAGERELSCRPAAPLDQSLVSTGFNYVTEVRTHQADVARRLIPLLRDIRRSGSAAVDLADVAAGRLDGYYERGLHPWDLAAGDLIAREAGALTGGRPGERPSRDLAIAATPAVFEPLQRLLEDFGAWHD; encoded by the coding sequence GTGACCGACCCCCTGCACTCGGACCTGCTCGAGCTCGCGAAGGAGGCCGCCCGCCGGGCCGGTGAGCTGCTGCGCGACGGCCGCCCGGCCGACCTCGCGGTGGCCGCCACCAAGTCGAGCCCGATCGACGTCGTCACCGAGATGGACATCGCCGCCGAGAAGCTGATCACCGGCCTGATCTCCGAGCACCGCCCCGACGACGGCTTCCTCGGCGAGGAGGGCGCCTCCAGCACTGGCAGCAGCGGCATCCGCTGGGTGATCGACCCCCTCGACGGCACGGTCAACTATCTGTACGGCCTGCCCACCTGGGCGGTCTCCATCGCCGCCGAGCAGGACGGCGAGACCGTCGTCGGGGTCGTGGAGATCCCGATGCGCGGGGAGTCGTACCACGCGGTACGCGGCGGGGGTGCCCGGGCCACCGGCGCCTGGGCGGGTGAGCGGGAGCTGTCCTGCCGTCCCGCGGCCCCTCTCGACCAGTCCCTGGTCTCCACCGGCTTCAACTACGTCACCGAGGTCCGCACCCACCAGGCCGACGTGGCCCGGCGGCTCATCCCGCTGCTGCGGGACATCCGCCGCAGCGGCTCCGCCGCCGTCGACCTGGCCGACGTGGCCGCCGGCCGCCTCGACGGCTACTACGAGCGCGGCCTGCACCCCTGGGACCTCGCGGCGGGCGACCTGATCGCCCGGGAGGCGGGCGCGCTGACCGGTGGACGCCCCGGAGAGCGCCCCTCACGCGATCTCGCGATCGCCGCCACCCCGGCCGTCTTCGAGCCCCTCCAGCGCCTCCTGGAGGACTTCGGCGCCTGGCACGACTGA
- a CDS encoding ferrochelatase — protein sequence MPDALDATPYDALLLLSFGGPEGPDDVVPFLENVTRGRGIPKERLKEVGQHYFLFGGVSPINDQNRALLDALRKDFAGHGLDLPVYWGNRNWAPYLTDTLREMVADGRRRVLVLATSAYASYSGCRQYRENLADSLAALEAEGLPLPEVDKLRHYFNHPGFLEPMIDGVVRSLADLPEDVRDGAHIAFSTHSIPVASADTSGPVEDHGDGGAYVKQHLDVARVIADAVRERTGVDHPWQLVYQSRSGAPHIPWLEPDICDHLEERHAAGVPAVVMAPIGFVSDHMEVLYDLDTEATAKAEELGLPVRRSATVGADPRFAAAIRELVLERAAAESGRRAAPCALGALGASHDLCPVGCCPARAPRPAAAGVDSPYA from the coding sequence ATGCCAGACGCGCTCGATGCCACCCCCTACGACGCCCTGCTCCTGCTCTCCTTCGGCGGCCCGGAAGGCCCGGACGACGTGGTCCCGTTCCTGGAGAACGTGACCCGCGGGCGCGGCATCCCGAAGGAACGCCTCAAGGAGGTCGGGCAGCACTACTTCCTGTTCGGCGGGGTCAGCCCCATCAACGACCAGAACCGCGCCCTGCTGGACGCCCTGCGCAAGGACTTCGCCGGCCACGGCCTGGACCTGCCGGTCTACTGGGGCAACCGCAACTGGGCCCCGTACCTCACCGACACCCTGCGCGAGATGGTCGCCGACGGCCGCCGCCGCGTCCTCGTCCTCGCCACCAGCGCCTACGCCTCCTACTCGGGCTGCCGCCAGTACCGCGAGAACCTCGCCGACTCGCTGGCCGCCCTGGAGGCCGAGGGCCTGCCGCTGCCCGAGGTCGACAAACTGCGGCACTACTTCAACCACCCGGGCTTCCTGGAGCCCATGATCGACGGCGTCGTCCGCTCCCTCGCCGACCTCCCCGAGGACGTCCGCGACGGCGCCCACATCGCCTTCTCCACCCACTCGATCCCCGTCGCCTCCGCCGACACCTCCGGCCCGGTCGAGGACCACGGGGACGGCGGGGCGTACGTGAAGCAGCACCTGGACGTCGCCCGCGTGATCGCCGACGCCGTCCGCGAGCGCACCGGCGTCGACCACCCCTGGCAGCTCGTCTACCAGTCCCGCTCCGGCGCCCCCCACATCCCGTGGCTCGAGCCCGACATCTGCGACCACCTCGAAGAACGCCACGCGGCCGGCGTCCCCGCGGTCGTGATGGCCCCCATCGGCTTCGTCTCCGACCACATGGAGGTCCTCTACGACCTCGACACGGAGGCCACGGCCAAGGCCGAGGAGCTGGGCCTGCCGGTGCGCCGCTCCGCCACCGTCGGCGCCGACCCCAGGTTCGCCGCCGCGATCCGCGAGCTCGTCCTGGAGCGCGCCGCCGCCGAGAGCGGACGGCGGGCCGCCCCCTGCGCCCTGGGCGCGCTCGGGGCGAGCCACGACCTCTGTCCCGTCGGGTGCTGCCCGGCCCGTGCGCCCCGGCCGGCCGCCGCGGGCGTCGACAGCCCCTACGCGTGA
- a CDS encoding MFS transporter: MPSPYRALFAAPGSKGFSAAGFLGRMPLSMMGIGVVTMVSQLTGRYGLAGALSATIALAAAVVGPQISRLVDQYGQRRVLRPATLVALAAAAGLLLAAHVRWPDWTLFVCAAGIGAVPSLGAMVRARWAALYRGTPQLHTAYSFESVVDEVCFIFGPIISIGLSTVWFPEAGPLLAACFLAVGVFWLTAQRATEPEPHPREQRGTGSALRSPGLRVLVVTFVATGTIFGAVDVVTVAFADEQGHKGAASVVLALYAAGSCVAGLVFGLLRLEGAPERRWLLGVFMMAVSMIPLLLVGNLPFLAVALFAAGLAIAPTMITTMSLIEEHVPRAQLTEGMTWISTGLAVGVALGSSIAGWVIDAAGAQAGYGVPAVSGAVAVTVGFLGYRRLSRPAPGRGGTVEHHSEREERHVA; this comes from the coding sequence GTGCCCAGCCCCTACCGCGCCCTGTTCGCCGCTCCCGGCTCCAAGGGTTTCTCCGCCGCGGGGTTCCTCGGCCGGATGCCGCTGTCGATGATGGGCATCGGCGTGGTCACGATGGTCTCCCAGCTCACCGGGCGCTACGGCCTCGCGGGCGCGCTGTCGGCGACCATCGCGCTGGCGGCGGCGGTGGTGGGGCCGCAGATATCGCGCCTGGTGGACCAGTACGGCCAGCGCAGGGTGCTGCGCCCGGCGACGCTGGTCGCGCTGGCCGCGGCCGCCGGACTGCTGCTGGCCGCGCACGTGCGGTGGCCCGATTGGACGCTGTTCGTGTGCGCCGCGGGCATCGGCGCGGTGCCGAGTCTCGGTGCGATGGTCAGGGCCCGCTGGGCGGCCCTGTACCGCGGCACCCCGCAGCTGCACACCGCGTACTCCTTCGAGTCCGTGGTCGACGAGGTGTGCTTCATCTTCGGGCCGATCATCTCGATCGGTCTGTCCACCGTCTGGTTCCCGGAGGCGGGCCCGCTGCTGGCGGCCTGCTTCCTGGCCGTCGGGGTCTTCTGGCTCACGGCGCAGCGGGCCACGGAGCCCGAGCCGCACCCGCGTGAGCAGCGCGGCACGGGCAGCGCGCTGCGCTCGCCGGGGCTACGGGTCCTGGTGGTCACCTTCGTGGCGACCGGCACGATCTTCGGGGCGGTCGACGTGGTCACCGTCGCCTTCGCCGACGAGCAGGGCCACAAGGGTGCCGCGAGCGTGGTCCTGGCGCTCTACGCGGCCGGTTCCTGCGTCGCCGGGCTGGTCTTCGGGCTGCTGCGGCTCGAGGGAGCGCCGGAAAGGCGCTGGCTGCTGGGCGTGTTCATGATGGCCGTGAGTATGATCCCCCTCCTACTGGTCGGAAACTTGCCGTTTCTGGCCGTGGCGCTGTTCGCTGCGGGACTGGCCATCGCTCCCACGATGATCACCACCATGTCCCTCATCGAAGAGCACGTACCACGCGCACAATTGACCGAGGGCATGACCTGGATCAGCACCGGGCTCGCGGTCGGGGTGGCGCTCGGCTCCTCCATCGCCGGCTGGGTCATCGACGCGGCCGGGGCACAGGCCGGGTACGGGGTTCCGGCGGTGTCCGGGGCCGTCGCGGTCACGGTCGGTTTCCTCGGGTACCGCCGGCTGAGCAGGCCGGCTCCGGGTCGGGGAGGCACCGTTGAGCACCACAGCGAGCGGGAAGAACGGCACGTGGCGTAA
- a CDS encoding D-arabinono-1,4-lactone oxidase: MSTTASGKNGTWRNWGGNVTARPAREVTPASVDELTAAVRRAAEDGLKVKAVGTGHSFTSIAATDGVLIRPQLLTGIRKIDRDTMTVTVEAGTPLKRLNLALAREGLSLTNMGDIMEQTVSGATSTGTHGTGRDSASIAAQIKGLELVTADGSVLSCSEKENPEVFAAARIGLGALGIVTAITFAVEPVFLLTAREEPMPFDKVLADFDELWAENEHFEFYWFPHTGNTNTKRNNRSAGPRKPVSRVSGWIEDEFLSNGVFQVAQWVGRAVPATIPAIAQVSSKALSARSYTDIPYKVFTSPRRVRFVEMEYAVPRAAVTETLRELKAMVERSGLKVSFPVEVRTAPADDITLSTASGRDSAYIAVHMVKGTAYQGYFTAAERIFTAHEGRPHWGKVHTRDAEYFDRVYPRFGEFTALRDRLDPDRLFQNDYLRRVLG, translated from the coding sequence TTGAGCACCACAGCGAGCGGGAAGAACGGCACGTGGCGTAACTGGGGCGGCAATGTGACCGCCCGTCCCGCGCGGGAGGTCACGCCCGCCTCCGTCGACGAGCTGACCGCGGCGGTGCGCCGGGCGGCCGAGGACGGGCTGAAGGTGAAGGCGGTCGGTACCGGCCATTCCTTCACCTCGATCGCCGCCACGGACGGTGTGTTGATCCGTCCTCAGCTGTTGACCGGCATCCGCAAGATCGACCGTGACACCATGACCGTCACGGTGGAGGCCGGCACACCGCTCAAGAGACTCAACCTGGCGCTCGCGCGCGAGGGCCTCTCGCTCACCAACATGGGCGACATCATGGAGCAGACGGTCTCGGGGGCCACCAGCACCGGCACCCACGGCACCGGCCGCGACTCCGCCTCGATCGCGGCGCAGATCAAGGGTCTGGAGCTGGTGACGGCGGACGGCTCGGTGCTGAGCTGTTCGGAGAAGGAGAACCCGGAGGTGTTCGCGGCCGCCCGGATCGGTCTCGGCGCCCTGGGCATCGTCACCGCGATCACCTTCGCCGTGGAGCCGGTCTTCCTCCTCACCGCGCGCGAGGAGCCGATGCCGTTCGACAAGGTGCTCGCCGACTTCGACGAGCTGTGGGCCGAGAACGAGCACTTCGAGTTCTACTGGTTCCCGCACACCGGAAACACCAACACCAAGCGCAACAACCGCAGCGCGGGCCCGCGCAAGCCGGTGAGCCGGGTCTCGGGCTGGATCGAGGACGAGTTCCTCTCCAACGGCGTCTTCCAGGTGGCGCAGTGGGTGGGCCGGGCGGTGCCCGCCACCATCCCGGCGATCGCCCAGGTCTCCAGCAAGGCGCTGTCGGCGCGCAGCTACACCGACATCCCCTACAAGGTCTTCACGTCTCCGCGCCGGGTGCGCTTCGTGGAGATGGAGTACGCCGTCCCGCGCGCGGCCGTCACCGAGACGCTGCGCGAGCTGAAGGCGATGGTCGAGCGCTCGGGCCTGAAGGTCAGCTTCCCGGTGGAGGTGCGCACCGCGCCGGCCGACGACATCACGCTGTCCACCGCCTCCGGCCGTGACAGCGCGTACATCGCCGTCCACATGGTCAAGGGGACGGCCTACCAGGGGTACTTCACCGCCGCCGAGCGGATCTTCACCGCGCACGAGGGCCGGCCGCACTGGGGAAAGGTGCATACGCGCGACGCGGAGTACTTCGACCGGGTCTATCCGCGTTTCGGTGAGTTCACCGCGTTGCGCGACCGGCTGGACCCCGACCGTCTGTTCCAGAACGACTACTTGCGGAGGGTTCTTGGGTGA